The following proteins are encoded in a genomic region of Lytechinus variegatus isolate NC3 chromosome 7, Lvar_3.0, whole genome shotgun sequence:
- the LOC121418608 gene encoding neuromedin-U receptor 2-like, with amino-acid sequence MLQNISQSRMASTGTESWYYETLSYDIYSGTENNSLSNGSEEEPTIDPFYFPQPSAIHSVVDLVLMSVFLVIGTVGNMLVILVYLRNTKRKQSTANHFLCSLAITDFTVCIIVVPMHIYFEIMAMHRRITASECKAIMVIWHQTLICSSWILVGISIDRFYSLCRPFDMRIHSRMVRKIIICIWVMSVLVAFPAVFYYGASGCRFTVKVGSPMRIFLAIGQASITLILPLTVIGMNYLRIFSVLSKRNRHAQHQLGRCRVMNQTRLIVAKRLLLVIAVFIICWLPRTILEIYHSFVHEDPQVMKVLIVYICRNILPYLNSVLNPLLYSMINPSFRHECWDILCCRYNRRRLLRANSIKNGSASRRTFNRQSSYNDVWL; translated from the coding sequence ATGCTACAAAATATATCACAGAGCAGAATGGCCTCCACAGGAACAGAAAGTTGGTATTATGAAACTCTATCTTATGATATTTATAGTGGGACTGAAAACAACAGTTTATCAAATGGATCAGAAGAAGAGCCGACTATTGACCCTTTCTACTTTCCTCAACCAAGTGCAATACATTCTGTAGTCGACCTTGTGCTCATGTCCGTTTTCCTTGTCATTGGAACAGTTGGCAACATGTTGGTGATTCTAGTGTATCTGAGAAACACCAAACGGAAGCAGTCAACAGCAAATCACTTTCTTTGTAGCTTAGCCATAACTGATTTCACAGTCTGTATCATTGTTGTGCCAATGCATATATATTTTGAGATCATGGCAATGCATCGTAGAATCACAGCTTCTGAGTGTAAGGCCATAATGGTGATCTGGCATCAAACTCTGATCTGTTCATCATGGATCCTAGTTGGGATCTCCATCGATCGCTTCTACTCCCTCTGCCGACCCTTCGACATGCGCATACACTCCAGGATGGTGCGGAAGATCATCATCTGCATCTGGGTCATGTCCGTCCTTGTAGCGTTCCCAGCGGTGTTCTACTACGGCGCTTCAGGGTGTCGGTTCACCGTGAAGGTAGGTTCTCCGATGAGGATCTTCCTTGCCATAGGCCAGGCGTCTATCACGCTCATCCTACCATTAACTGTCATAGGAATGAACTACCTCCGTATCTTCTCTGTCCTATCAAAACGAAACCGCCATGCGCAGCACCAACTTGGACGGTGTAGGGTCATGAACCAGACACGCTTGATTGTCGCCAAACGTCTACTTCTGGTCATTGCTGTTTTTATCATATGCTGGTTACCGAGGACCATCCTTGAAATATATCACAGTTTTGTGCACGAGGACCCACAAGTCATGAAGGTGCTGATTGTGTATATTTGCAGGAATATTCTACCGTATCTCAACTCGGTTTTAAATCCACTTCTTTATTCTATGATAAATCCCAGTTTTCGGCACGAGTGTTGGGATATTCTCTGCTGCAGATACAACAGGAGGAGACTTTTGAGAGCGAACAGCATTAAAAATGGAAGTGCTTCTAGGAGAACATTCAACAGACAATCAAGTTATAATGATGTGTGGTTATAG